GATGTCCCGCTCGCCACGCGAACGAGCGGCCCGCTCGCTTCGTTTGTGGTGGCGGATCAGCGCGTTCGTGATGTCGTCCTCGTTCATCGTGGGCGGGGTCGGTGGCCGGCTACGCGCCGTCCGCACTTATACCTGCGCGGTCCGAAGCCGAGCGATCGTGCTCGCGTCGCCGTGTTTTTCGCTCGATTCGGTGGCGTCGCCCCGTCCGCTAGGGCTTTGTGTCTGCCGGTTGCAGAACCGTCACGAATGGGGAGTCGAGCCGCGCCCGGACCGGGTGAGACGGACGGAGCATTGGATCGTATCCGACGAGAGGTGACGGATGGCGAGTGAGGACGCGGAGACGGTCACGCTCGACGCCGCCGGCGAGGTTCGAATCCCGACCATCGAACTCCTCACCGGTCGTGGGTTCGTCACGGGCAAGAGCGGCGGCGGGAAGTCGAACACCGCGAGCGTGGTCGCCGAGGAGCTCCTCGACGACGGCCACCCGCTCATGATCGTCGACACGGACGGTGAGTACTACGGCCTGAAGGAGCGCTACGAGGTCCTCCACGCGGGCGCGGACGACGAGTGCGACGTCCAGGTCGGGACCGAACACGCCGACAAGCTCGCCGAACTCGCGCTCGACGGCGGCGTCCCGGTGATCCTCGACGTTTCGGCCTACCTCGACGACGGCGGTCACGACATCGTCCGGGCGACCGTCGAGGCGCTGTTCCGGCGCGAACAGGAGGCCCGACGGCCGTTCCTCCTCCTCGTCGAGGAGGTCCACGAGTTCATCCCCGAGTCCGGCGGGCTCACCGAGGCCGGAAAGATGCTCGTCCGGGTGGCCAAGCGCGGGCGAAAGCGCGGCCTCGGTTTCTGCGGTATCTCCCAGCGGCCGGCGAACGTCAAGAAGGACGTGATCACCCAGTGCGACTGGCTCTGCTGGCACCGCCTCACCTGGAACAACGACACCGCGGTGGTCGGCCGCGTGCTCGACAACCAGGCCGCGGAAGCAGTACAGAACCTCGCGGACGGCGAGGCGATCCTCGTCACCGACTGGGACGGGACCCGACGTCGGGTGCAGGTCCGCCGGAAGCGGACGTTCGACGCGGGCTCGACGCCGGGCCTCGGCGACGTCGACCGCCCGGAACTCAAGTCGATCGGCGAGGGGCTGCTCGGCGACCTCACCGAGATATCGGACCAGAAGCGCGAGCACGAGAACCGCCTCGCCAAACTCGAAGCCGACCTCGAAAGCAAGAACGAACGCATCGCGGAGCTCGAACGCGAACTCTCCCGGGCGCGGGACCTCAGCGAGATGGCCGAACAGTTCACCCGCGCGCTGACCGGCGATGCTGTGTCGTCAGCGAGTCAGCGAACGAGGTCGGCCGACGATCCTACGCACCACGAACTCGGCGATTTCGAGGCGACCGACGAGGGTGCGGACGGTGACGGCACCGCCGACACCCCCACTGACGACGCCAGCACCGGCGACGCCACTTCCAGCGACAACACCGACACCGCCGCCACTACCGATATCGCCGGGACGGTCGACGCCGACAACGCCCTCGATACCGACGAGGGCAGCGAGGACCCGGCTACCGACGAGGCCGCCGGCGAACCGTCGTCCGAGGCGGGCGAGGCCGACCCGATCAGGGTCGCCGACGACCCCGGTGGCCCCGGCGGGTCGAACCCCGATCCGGCGGACGGGAGGTCGTACGCCGACCTGCTCGACATGGACGTCGTTCGCCACGAGGTCCAGCAAGCCGAGGACCACTCGCGGGCGTCGCCGACCTACGCGAAGGGGATCATCGCCACGCTCATCGACGAGGGCGGCCCGGTGAGCCAGCGCACGCTCCTCTCCCGAGTCGGGGGGTCGAGCACGGACGAGGTCACCACGATGGCGACCACGCTCGAAGCCATGCGGACCGTCGAGAAGGAGCACACCGACGAGGGATTGATGATCGGCATCGACCCGGACGGCGTTCGCGAGTTGCGCGAGACGAGTCTCGGGCGCGAACGGACCCGAAGCCTGGCCGACGGGTTCTGAGGCGGACGGTTCCGTGGCGCTTC
This sequence is a window from Halococcus hamelinensis 100A6. Protein-coding genes within it:
- a CDS encoding helicase HerA domain-containing protein, translated to MASEDAETVTLDAAGEVRIPTIELLTGRGFVTGKSGGGKSNTASVVAEELLDDGHPLMIVDTDGEYYGLKERYEVLHAGADDECDVQVGTEHADKLAELALDGGVPVILDVSAYLDDGGHDIVRATVEALFRREQEARRPFLLLVEEVHEFIPESGGLTEAGKMLVRVAKRGRKRGLGFCGISQRPANVKKDVITQCDWLCWHRLTWNNDTAVVGRVLDNQAAEAVQNLADGEAILVTDWDGTRRRVQVRRKRTFDAGSTPGLGDVDRPELKSIGEGLLGDLTEISDQKREHENRLAKLEADLESKNERIAELERELSRARDLSEMAEQFTRALTGDAVSSASQRTRSADDPTHHELGDFEATDEGADGDGTADTPTDDASTGDATSSDNTDTAATTDIAGTVDADNALDTDEGSEDPATDEAAGEPSSEAGEADPIRVADDPGGPGGSNPDPADGRSYADLLDMDVVRHEVQQAEDHSRASPTYAKGIIATLIDEGGPVSQRTLLSRVGGSSTDEVTTMATTLEAMRTVEKEHTDEGLMIGIDPDGVRELRETSLGRERTRSLADGF